TGTCGCGTGCCTGCCCGGATGATTCTGCGCTCGCGGATGAGATCCTTGAGGTTTGTCGCGCTGAAATGTTTGCTTCGTTGCCGGTCGATGAAGTTGAACCGGTGTTGAAGGGAGATTAATTCAAAGCGTGAACGGCCTATTCGCGCTATCAAAATACGCTACACGTTTTTTTGACCCATTTGAATTGAGCGGGATTTGTAGAAAACCAGCTAAGAAATTTAGCTATATATTAGTTTTGCTATCCTCTTTGCGGTCAGTCATGCGTCGTCTGAATAAGGAAACTTCTATGACTACTGCACATGTTTTCATCGCCATCAGTCTAGATGGCTATATCGCCAGGTCCGACGGTGACATTGACTGGCTATTGCAGCGCGATGATCAGAGTGAGGATCACGGCTACCTGGGCTTCATCGCCGATAAGGATGCTATCGTGATGGGGAGGGGGAGCTATGAGAAAGTGCTGACCTTCGACACTTGGTTCTACGACCTGCCAGTAATCGTGTTGTCTCAACAGTTGGCCGATTCACAGGTGCCTAATGCGCTAGAGGGGAAAGTGCGTTTTTCCAACCTCACTCCTTCAGACCTGCTGGCGGAACTGGCGAGGCAAGGTGTGCATCGAGTCTATGTCGATGGCGGGCAATTGGTGCAGTCATTCCTGCGTGACGGGTTAGTCGCCGATATGGTGATCACCACTGTTCCCGTGCTGATTGGGTCGGGAAGACCATTGTTCGGGGCCCTTACGCAGGACATTGAATTGAAGCTAGTAAATAGCCGGTGTTTTCCTTCCGGTCTAGTGCAGTCAACCTATCAGTTGGCTCCTTGATTTTCCGGAGGGAGACCCGATCCAAAACGCTGGGCGCTCTGGGCGCTCTGGTCGCCAAGATGGCCAAGGAGCATGCTACATTGCGGCCGTAGCGCCGGAGCTGGCAAAGCATGTTTTCAGCCATATCGACCAGCGCGCCGAATCCGATATGAACCTACTGACGCGTTTGGCACGTGAACTGGGCGCCGTGGCGAAGCCGGTCGACGGTCGCCTGGTGGTGGTGCCCAGGGGCGTGGCTCAGATCGACCATGTCCATCACTCGGCCGCTGACGCCTGGAATGGTCGCCGAGGGGCGGATCGATGTGCACAACCATCGCGCCAGCGCGAACAGACTTTGGCAGGTCGAGTCGGTCATGCATGTCATTGGTTCGGGCGGGGTGTCATCGTCGGCGGCGGAATGTGTGACGCCAGCGTGAGGCCGTCGGGGGAGATCAAGGGACCTACTCGGCCACCGTACGCGGCCCCATGCCGCCCCGAGAAGGAGTTCCAACGCTTGTCTTAGCAGTTGATGGAGATCTTGCAGGCGCCGGTCTTGTAGTCAGGGTTGTCTTTGTGGCCGCAGCCCTGCAGCCCGAAGGGGGATCGGGTCGAGCCATGGCGTACCGGTGATGACCAGCTTGGTTAACGCCGTAGTCGGAATCTTTGCAAGCTCCGCTCGCTTGAGAAACCTCCCGAGTCACCTCGAAGAGCATAGAGGCTTGCCCTGTAGATGGCCGTTCTTCGAGAGCAACCAAAACTCCGGATTTTTTTATAGGCCCATTCCCAACCCCGAGACTTGGTCTTTTCGGCAGGTGTTAATTTCACTTCAGAGCCTCTAGCAGTGGAGTTTGCCGGGATCATAGCAATGTGCCTCTGTTAGAAAAGCGTCAAATAATAACCTTTCATGTATCAGGGTTAATACATATCCGGCGCTTGGTCTTTAGGAGGAAAAAACACGCTGATTACTCGGTTTTTTGGCTGGTGCGTAAGGGCAGGGGCAAACTAGGGGCTTGGGGTTCAGGTCGGCAGAACGCCTGGAAGGGAGGGCACTACTGTCGGAAAATGTACAACCTGGTGTCCCTCGTCCCGGTCTACCTTGTCGCGATCCAGCAACCCAGTGTAATGCGGGTTGTCGCCTTGATCTGCCGACCAAGTGTACTTGTACACCAAGTCACTCTTCGTGATTACAGCCATGTCCCTTCCTCGAGGTGACGGGCAGACAATTCTGCGCCATCTCGAAGTTCTAGCGGATGCAGAAAGTTTCGCAATG
The Pseudomonas sp. GR 6-02 genome window above contains:
- a CDS encoding dihydrofolate reductase family protein, encoding MTTAHVFIAISLDGYIARSDGDIDWLLQRDDQSEDHGYLGFIADKDAIVMGRGSYEKVLTFDTWFYDLPVIVLSQQLADSQVPNALEGKVRFSNLTPSDLLAELARQGVHRVYVDGGQLVQSFLRDGLVADMVITTVPVLIGSGRPLFGALTQDIELKLVNSRCFPSGLVQSTYQLAP